A part of Bacillus thuringiensis genomic DNA contains:
- a CDS encoding amino acid permease: MMDQNQGLKRELKSRHIFMIALGGVIGTGLFLGSGYTIHEAGPGGAIVAYLVGGFVMYLTMLCLGELAVAMPDAGSYQTYATKHISPAAGYVVGWMSWLNWSATIGIELIAVSILMKRWFPDVPSWIWCVAFAVLLFAINALSSRSFAEVEFWFASIKVITIIAFIILGGAAMFGFLDMKGNEPAPMFSSFTDYGGLFPNGLSAILITMIAVNFSFQGTELVGIAAGESENPEKTIPKAINNTVWRILVFFVLSIFILAGLFPWQQAGVIESPFVVVFDKIGIPYAADIINFVIITAVLSVANSGLYATSRMLWSMSNQGMISPIFGKLSKNGVPIYALIVSTIVGCLSLLSGIYAEDTVYLWLLSIAGFGAILVWASIALSNLLARRAYIKQGGDVKDLKFKTPLYPFVPLLALVLNVTVIVAMAFIPEQRMALYCGIPFMIVCLLFYRATKNKGSKIEHVEKVNTTEAESL, from the coding sequence ATGATGGATCAAAACCAAGGGTTAAAAAGAGAATTGAAAAGCAGGCACATATTTATGATTGCACTTGGAGGAGTTATTGGTACCGGTCTTTTTTTAGGATCTGGGTATACAATTCATGAAGCTGGGCCTGGAGGAGCGATTGTAGCGTATCTTGTTGGAGGATTTGTTATGTATTTAACGATGCTCTGTCTTGGAGAGTTAGCTGTTGCGATGCCTGACGCAGGATCTTATCAAACGTATGCTACAAAGCACATTTCCCCTGCAGCGGGTTATGTAGTGGGATGGATGTCGTGGTTAAACTGGTCTGCTACGATAGGTATTGAACTGATTGCAGTTAGTATTTTAATGAAACGATGGTTTCCTGATGTACCGTCATGGATTTGGTGTGTAGCGTTTGCGGTGCTTCTCTTTGCTATAAATGCATTATCTTCAAGAAGTTTTGCAGAAGTTGAATTTTGGTTTGCAAGTATTAAAGTCATTACAATCATTGCATTTATTATTTTGGGCGGGGCAGCAATGTTTGGTTTTCTAGATATGAAAGGAAATGAACCAGCACCGATGTTCTCTAGCTTTACTGATTATGGTGGGTTGTTTCCAAATGGATTATCAGCCATTTTAATTACGATGATTGCAGTTAATTTTTCCTTCCAAGGAACGGAACTAGTTGGTATTGCAGCTGGAGAGAGTGAAAATCCAGAAAAAACAATCCCGAAGGCAATTAATAATACAGTTTGGCGTATACTTGTGTTCTTTGTATTATCTATTTTTATTCTTGCGGGACTATTCCCTTGGCAGCAAGCGGGAGTGATAGAAAGTCCATTCGTAGTTGTATTTGATAAAATTGGTATTCCTTATGCAGCTGATATTATAAATTTTGTTATTATTACAGCGGTTTTATCCGTTGCGAATTCAGGATTATATGCAACTTCTCGTATGCTATGGTCTATGTCTAATCAAGGAATGATTAGTCCGATTTTTGGTAAGTTATCTAAAAATGGTGTTCCTATTTATGCATTGATTGTAAGTACTATTGTAGGTTGTCTTTCATTACTATCAGGTATTTATGCGGAAGATACAGTTTATTTATGGCTACTTTCTATTGCCGGATTTGGGGCGATATTAGTTTGGGCATCTATTGCTCTATCTAACTTATTAGCTAGAAGGGCGTATATTAAGCAGGGCGGGGATGTGAAGGACTTGAAATTTAAAACACCCCTATATCCATTCGTACCACTGCTTGCGTTAGTATTAAATGTAACGGTAATCGTAGCTATGGCCTTTATCCCAGAGCAAAGAATGGCGTTATATTGTGGAATTCCATTTATGATTGTTTGCTTACTGTTTTACCGTGCGACCAAAAATAAGGGAAGCAAAATAGAACATGTTGAAAAAGTAAATACAACAGAAGCAGAAAGTTTATAA
- the fumA gene encoding class I fumarate hydratase: MEKLQESMYQLIVETSTNLPKDVRRAIQQAKERENAGTRSAMALGTITNNIKMADDNISPICQDTGMPTFKIYTPVGVNQLKLKEAIYNALERATKDGKLRPNSVDSLFGDNSGNNLGPGTPVIKFEQWEKDYIDARLILKGGGCENKNIQYSLPCELEGLGRAGRDLEGIRKCLLHAVYQAQGQGCSAGVIGVGIGGDRTSGYELAKNQLFRTLDDVNPVPELQKLEEYVLENANKLGIGTMGFGGETTLLGCKIGVYNRLPASFYVSVAYNCWAYRRLGVTIHPETGEIMDWLYQEGDDTLEQDAQEKTEQREIVLQAPITEEQIRELRVGDVVTINGMMYTGRDAIHKHLMDNDCPVDLNGQIIYHCGPVVVKDENDNWQIKAAGPTTSIREEPYQGDIMKKFGIRAVIGKGGMGAKTLAALDEHGGVYLNAIGGAAQYYAECIKEVKDVDFLQFGIPEAMWHLRIDGFKAVVTMDSHGNSLHADVDKTSLEKLASFKEPVFK; this comes from the coding sequence ATGGAAAAGCTTCAAGAAAGCATGTATCAACTAATTGTTGAAACGTCAACGAACTTACCGAAAGATGTTCGTCGTGCGATTCAACAAGCGAAAGAGCGAGAAAATGCAGGGACTCGTTCTGCGATGGCACTTGGCACAATTACGAATAATATTAAAATGGCTGATGATAACATCTCGCCAATTTGCCAAGATACAGGGATGCCAACGTTTAAAATTTATACACCAGTTGGTGTGAATCAATTAAAGTTGAAGGAAGCTATCTATAATGCGCTTGAGCGGGCGACAAAAGATGGTAAGCTTCGTCCCAATTCTGTTGATTCTCTTTTTGGAGACAATAGTGGAAATAATTTAGGACCAGGTACACCGGTTATTAAGTTTGAACAATGGGAAAAAGATTATATTGATGCACGTTTAATTCTAAAGGGTGGTGGCTGTGAGAATAAAAATATTCAGTATAGCTTACCGTGTGAATTAGAAGGACTTGGACGAGCTGGCCGTGATTTAGAGGGGATTCGTAAATGCCTCCTTCATGCAGTATATCAAGCACAAGGTCAAGGGTGTAGTGCAGGTGTAATTGGTGTTGGTATCGGGGGAGACCGCACATCAGGTTACGAATTAGCAAAAAATCAATTATTCCGTACATTAGATGATGTCAATCCAGTCCCAGAGTTACAAAAACTTGAAGAGTACGTATTAGAAAATGCGAATAAGCTTGGAATTGGTACGATGGGATTTGGCGGAGAAACAACTTTACTTGGCTGTAAAATTGGCGTGTATAACCGTCTGCCAGCTAGCTTCTACGTATCTGTTGCGTATAATTGCTGGGCATATCGCCGCCTTGGCGTAACAATCCACCCTGAAACAGGTGAAATTATGGATTGGTTATATCAAGAAGGTGACGATACACTGGAGCAAGATGCACAAGAAAAAACAGAGCAACGTGAGATTGTATTACAAGCGCCAATTACAGAAGAGCAAATCCGTGAACTTCGCGTTGGTGATGTTGTAACAATTAATGGCATGATGTATACAGGTCGTGACGCAATCCATAAGCATTTAATGGATAATGATTGTCCAGTAGATTTAAATGGACAAATTATTTATCACTGTGGCCCAGTTGTCGTGAAAGATGAAAATGACAATTGGCAAATTAAAGCGGCAGGTCCAACGACAAGTATTCGTGAAGAACCATATCAAGGCGATATTATGAAAAAATTCGGTATTCGCGCTGTCATTGGAAAAGGCGGTATGGGTGCGAAAACATTAGCGGCTTTAGATGAGCATGGTGGTGTATATTTAAATGCAATCGGTGGTGCAGCGCAATATTATGCTGAATGTATTAAAGAAGTGAAAGATGTTGATTTCTTACAATTCGGTATTCCAGAGGCAATGTGGCATTTACGTATAGATGGATTTAAAGCAGTTGTAACGATGGATTCTCATGGTAATAGCTTACATGCAGATGTTGATAAAACATCACTTGAAAAATTAGCGAGCTTTAAAGAGCCGGTATTTAAGTAA
- the truA gene encoding tRNA pseudouridine(38-40) synthase TruA, protein MNNYKLTIQYDGARFKGWQRLGNNDNTIQGKIESVISEMVGKEIEIIGCSRTDAGVHALNQVANFQSDEKLVEHKVKKYLNQYLPNDISITNVEEVQDRFHARYNSKAKTYLYKIWNEEHTNPFMRKYSMHVNKKLNVKSMKEAAKHLVGSHDFTAFSNAKSKKKSMVREVYTLDVMEEAGFVQIRVSGNGFLHNMVRKIVGALIEVGLGQLDAEAIPQILEAKQRNQINCLADASGLYLENVEF, encoded by the coding sequence ATGAATAATTATAAATTAACGATTCAGTACGATGGTGCACGTTTTAAAGGCTGGCAACGTCTCGGTAATAACGATAATACAATTCAAGGGAAAATCGAAAGTGTTATATCTGAAATGGTCGGAAAAGAAATTGAAATTATCGGTTGTAGTAGAACAGACGCTGGTGTACATGCTTTGAATCAAGTTGCTAACTTTCAAAGTGATGAGAAGTTAGTGGAACATAAAGTGAAAAAATATTTAAATCAATATTTACCTAATGATATTAGCATTACGAATGTAGAAGAAGTTCAAGATCGCTTCCATGCTCGTTACAACTCTAAAGCAAAAACGTATCTTTATAAGATTTGGAATGAAGAGCATACAAATCCATTTATGCGTAAATACAGCATGCATGTGAATAAAAAATTAAATGTGAAAAGCATGAAAGAAGCTGCGAAACATTTAGTTGGTTCACATGACTTTACCGCTTTTTCAAATGCGAAATCAAAGAAAAAGTCTATGGTGCGAGAAGTATATACACTTGATGTGATGGAAGAGGCGGGATTTGTACAAATTAGAGTAAGTGGTAACGGATTCCTTCATAACATGGTACGAAAAATTGTTGGAGCATTAATTGAAGTTGGATTAGGACAATTAGATGCAGAAGCAATTCCACAAATTTTAGAGGCTAAACAACGTAATCAAATTAATTGCCTTGCTGATGCGAGTGGTTTGTATTTGGAGAATGTGGAGTTTTAA
- the pdaA gene encoding delta-lactam-biosynthetic de-N-acetylase, translating into MKYKWLYIGLIFSIMMALVPVSTLAYTNTPHNWGIPRPKNETVPDAGKLYTDLLQKNGGFYLGDTKKKDIYLTFDNGYENGYTGKILDVLKEKKVPATFFVTGHYIKTQKDLLLRMKDEGHIIGNHSWSHPDFTTVNDAKLREELTSVTEEIKKVTGQKEVKYVRPPRGVFSERTLALTKEMGYYNVFWSLAFLDWKVDEQRGWQYAHNNVMTMIHPGSVLLLHAISKDNAEALAKIIDDLREKGYHFKSLDDLVKSNQP; encoded by the coding sequence ATGAAATATAAATGGTTATATATCGGTCTCATTTTTTCAATTATGATGGCGCTTGTTCCAGTTTCAACATTAGCTTATACAAATACTCCACATAACTGGGGAATCCCACGTCCTAAAAATGAAACAGTACCAGATGCAGGAAAGTTATATACAGATTTACTACAAAAAAATGGTGGGTTTTATTTAGGGGATACAAAGAAAAAAGATATTTATTTAACATTCGATAATGGGTATGAGAATGGATACACAGGGAAAATCTTAGACGTATTAAAAGAGAAAAAAGTACCGGCAACTTTCTTTGTAACGGGTCATTATATTAAAACACAAAAAGATTTGTTATTAAGAATGAAGGATGAAGGACATATTATTGGAAACCATTCGTGGAGTCATCCAGATTTTACAACGGTAAATGATGCGAAACTTCGTGAAGAATTAACGAGTGTAACAGAAGAGATTAAAAAAGTAACTGGGCAAAAAGAAGTGAAATATGTACGCCCTCCGCGAGGTGTGTTTAGCGAAAGAACGTTGGCTCTTACGAAAGAAATGGGCTATTATAATGTATTTTGGTCACTTGCATTTTTGGATTGGAAAGTGGACGAGCAAAGAGGATGGCAATATGCGCATAATAATGTAATGACGATGATCCATCCAGGCTCTGTTTTATTACTTCATGCAATCTCGAAAGATAATGCAGAAGCACTTGCGAAAATCATTGATGATTTGCGCGAGAAAGGGTATCATTTTAAAAGTCTAGATGACTTAGTAAAAAGCAATCAACCGTAA
- a CDS encoding SE1561 family protein, with translation MGKAIQDKDTQLVYLKERLNMFIEVIDTIEPEEVELEDVDRLLAMLDELELKCEQFKKDE, from the coding sequence ATGGGAAAAGCAATTCAAGATAAAGATACACAATTAGTATATTTAAAAGAACGTTTAAATATGTTCATTGAAGTAATTGATACAATTGAACCTGAAGAAGTAGAGTTAGAAGATGTAGATCGTCTTCTTGCGATGTTAGATGAATTAGAATTAAAATGTGAGCAATTTAAAAAAGACGAATAA
- a CDS encoding DNA-3-methyladenine glycosylase family protein, which translates to MWSEHVTLEYPYHFEEVLKRLSFDPLHVIQLDEKVIYVPLCIEEEQIVVRLQGIGTVQNPQFWISSQTGDPEKVMKRMRAIFHWNEPFQDIQNHFLNTSLRPLFETYAYTPIILEFDYFACLLRCIIHQQINLKFATVLTEQFVKRYGTEKNGVFFFPTPEIVANISIEELREQKFSQRKAEYIVGLGRSIVSGTLDLASIETRAEEEVSAQLLPIRGIGTWTVQNFLMFGLGRKNMFPKADIGIQRAVQGVFQLDDKPDDAFLEKVKQECEPYCSYAALYLWKSIE; encoded by the coding sequence ATGTGGAGCGAACATGTTACGTTAGAGTATCCGTATCATTTTGAAGAAGTATTAAAACGTTTATCTTTTGATCCTCTTCACGTCATTCAATTAGATGAGAAAGTCATTTATGTCCCGCTTTGTATAGAAGAGGAACAGATTGTTGTTCGCTTACAAGGGATCGGTACTGTTCAAAATCCACAGTTTTGGATTTCTAGTCAGACAGGAGATCCGGAGAAAGTCATGAAACGAATGAGAGCCATTTTTCATTGGAATGAACCGTTTCAAGATATACAAAACCATTTTTTAAACACATCATTACGCCCACTGTTTGAAACATATGCTTATACTCCAATTATTTTAGAATTTGATTATTTTGCTTGTCTTCTTCGCTGTATCATTCATCAACAAATAAATTTGAAATTTGCTACTGTGTTAACAGAACAGTTTGTGAAACGATATGGAACAGAGAAGAACGGTGTATTCTTTTTCCCCACTCCAGAAATAGTAGCAAATATTTCAATAGAGGAATTGAGAGAGCAGAAGTTTAGTCAGCGAAAGGCTGAATATATAGTAGGATTAGGTCGAAGTATTGTCAGCGGTACATTAGATTTAGCGAGTATAGAAACCAGGGCGGAAGAAGAGGTTTCAGCACAATTGTTACCAATTAGGGGGATTGGTACATGGACAGTGCAAAACTTTTTAATGTTTGGGCTTGGACGGAAAAATATGTTTCCGAAAGCGGACATTGGGATTCAGCGTGCAGTGCAAGGTGTATTTCAATTAGATGATAAACCTGATGATGCATTTTTAGAAAAAGTGAAACAAGAGTGTGAACCATACTGCAGTTATGCAGCGTTATATTTATGGAAAAGTATAGAGTAG
- a CDS encoding sigma-54 interaction domain-containing protein: MRTEDINFKQIIEMNMLYETLLNELDIGIHIINEESKTIIYNRKMMEIESMERSDVLYKSPLEVFAFEENKNSTLIEALKLGKTNKNIKQTYFNNKGQEITTINNTFPIIENGKIKGAIEISTEISHSKQTMKTNLSRKPNNKFTFDHIIGDSSAIQSVITEAKRVIRTSSSILLVGETGTGKELFAQSIHNESQRSTKPFISQNCAAIPDTLMESLLFGTNRGAFTGALDKAGLFEEANGGTLLLDEINSLSPALQAKLLRAIQEKTIRRIGGTQEKEIDVRIIATINEDPLEAIAHNRLREDLYYRLSVVTLCLPPLRERKEDIPALVQHFIEKYNIQFGLGVTDLDVHVREFLYAYDWPGNVRELEHIIEGSMNLVEDENIITAFHLPTRFREQIKKEFNMQPSLTNNDADAPKTLKHTIEAMEKNYINQILKEYHGNISQAAKFLGLSRQNLQYRIKKLHLHI; the protein is encoded by the coding sequence ATGCGTACAGAAGACATTAATTTTAAACAAATCATTGAAATGAATATGCTATATGAAACTTTACTCAATGAACTCGATATCGGGATTCATATTATTAATGAGGAAAGTAAAACGATTATCTATAACCGCAAAATGATGGAAATTGAATCAATGGAGCGCTCAGATGTGCTATATAAAAGTCCTTTAGAAGTATTCGCATTTGAAGAAAATAAAAATAGTACTCTTATAGAAGCATTAAAATTAGGAAAAACAAACAAAAATATAAAACAAACGTATTTTAACAATAAAGGGCAAGAAATTACGACGATTAACAATACTTTCCCTATAATAGAAAACGGAAAAATTAAAGGCGCTATTGAAATTTCAACAGAGATTAGCCACTCCAAACAAACAATGAAAACGAACCTTTCTCGAAAACCAAATAATAAGTTTACCTTTGATCACATTATCGGTGATTCTAGCGCTATTCAATCCGTCATTACAGAAGCTAAGAGAGTAATTCGTACATCCTCATCCATACTTCTCGTAGGAGAAACAGGTACCGGAAAGGAACTATTCGCACAAAGTATTCATAATGAAAGTCAGCGTTCAACAAAACCATTTATTTCACAAAATTGTGCCGCTATACCTGATACACTCATGGAAAGCTTATTATTTGGTACGAACCGAGGTGCATTTACAGGAGCCCTCGATAAAGCTGGTTTATTTGAAGAAGCAAACGGAGGAACTTTGTTATTAGATGAGATCAACTCATTAAGTCCAGCACTTCAAGCGAAGTTACTGCGAGCTATACAAGAAAAAACAATACGAAGAATCGGAGGCACACAAGAAAAAGAAATTGATGTTCGTATTATAGCAACTATTAATGAAGACCCTCTTGAAGCTATTGCACACAATCGATTACGGGAAGACTTATATTACCGATTAAGCGTCGTTACTTTATGTCTCCCGCCTTTACGTGAACGAAAAGAAGATATTCCAGCTCTTGTTCAGCACTTTATCGAAAAGTACAACATTCAATTTGGACTCGGCGTAACAGATCTAGATGTACATGTAAGAGAATTCTTGTATGCATATGATTGGCCTGGAAACGTACGAGAATTGGAACATATCATTGAAGGTTCAATGAATTTAGTTGAAGATGAAAATATCATTACAGCGTTTCATCTTCCCACTCGCTTTCGCGAACAAATAAAAAAAGAATTCAATATGCAACCTTCCCTGACTAATAACGATGCTGATGCACCTAAAACGTTAAAGCACACAATAGAGGCAATGGAAAAGAACTACATCAATCAAATTCTGAAAGAGTACCACGGTAATATTTCACAAGCTGCAAAGTTTTTGGGATTAAGTAGGCAAAACTTACAATATCGGATTAAAAAACTTCATTTACACATATGA
- the yfkAB gene encoding radical SAM/CxCxxxxC motif protein YfkAB yields the protein MTISQKMKPITPSYDPWEAYMDLEEYGKLLLTNVEFTTTTLCNMRCEHCAVGYTLQPKDPNPLPMDLLLKRLDEIPHLRSLSITGGEPMLSKKSVDNYVTPLLKYAHERGVRTQINSNLTIDLARYEQIIPYLDVLHISHNWGTIDDFVEGGFAMMERKPTYEQRAKLFERMITNSKALSDAGVLVSAETMLNKRTLPHMEHIHRQIVEEMGCKRHEVHPMYPSDFASNLEILTKAEIRDAIEHLLDIRDENVWMLFGTLPFYACSDDERDIATFKKLQESKNVTVRNDPDGRSRLNVNIFDGNIIVTDFGDVPLLGNVQTNTLQEAYDKWSASKTAKSLSCHCPAVKCLGPNVLVKNSYYPTEDFLSKTANITL from the coding sequence ATGACGATATCACAAAAAATGAAGCCGATTACTCCTTCTTACGATCCATGGGAAGCGTATATGGACCTTGAAGAGTACGGCAAACTACTATTAACAAATGTTGAGTTTACAACGACGACGTTATGCAATATGCGCTGTGAGCATTGCGCTGTTGGTTACACGTTACAGCCGAAAGACCCGAATCCGCTTCCGATGGATCTTTTATTAAAACGATTAGATGAGATTCCTCATTTACGTTCTTTAAGTATTACTGGCGGAGAACCTATGCTTTCAAAGAAATCCGTCGACAACTATGTAACACCACTCTTAAAATATGCCCATGAACGAGGCGTTCGCACTCAAATCAACTCAAACTTAACTATAGATTTAGCACGTTACGAACAAATTATTCCTTATTTAGACGTATTGCATATATCTCATAACTGGGGAACAATTGATGACTTCGTTGAAGGCGGATTTGCAATGATGGAGCGTAAACCTACGTATGAACAACGTGCGAAATTATTTGAACGAATGATTACAAATAGTAAAGCTCTATCAGATGCAGGTGTACTCGTATCAGCCGAAACGATGTTAAACAAAAGAACTCTTCCACATATGGAACATATTCACCGTCAAATTGTCGAAGAAATGGGCTGTAAACGTCATGAGGTTCACCCGATGTATCCAAGCGACTTCGCGAGCAATTTAGAAATTTTAACAAAAGCTGAAATTCGTGATGCAATTGAGCATTTACTAGATATTCGCGATGAAAATGTATGGATGTTATTTGGGACTTTACCTTTCTATGCTTGTAGCGATGACGAGCGAGACATTGCCACATTTAAAAAATTACAAGAGAGCAAAAATGTAACAGTTCGTAACGATCCAGATGGCCGTTCACGCTTAAATGTAAACATTTTTGATGGTAATATTATCGTAACTGATTTCGGTGACGTTCCCCTTCTAGGTAACGTACAAACAAACACACTACAAGAAGCATATGACAAATGGAGTGCCTCAAAAACAGCAAAATCATTAAGCTGTCACTGTCCTGCAGTAAAATGCCTTGGACCAAATGTTCTTGTAAAAAACAGCTACTATCCGACAGAAGATTTCTTATCAAAAACAGCAAACATTACATTATAA
- the rlmD gene encoding 23S rRNA (uracil(1939)-C(5))-methyltransferase RlmD, whose amino-acid sequence MIQKQHESKLEVGQTFPVTIKRLGINGEGVGYFKRQVVFIPGALPGEEVVAETTKIQRGFAEAKVKKVRKASPHRVKAPCPVYEECGGCQLQHLDYKEQLNQKRDIVVQAFEKYMNNNLEEKIRPTLGMENPWHYRNKSQLQVGRKDEKVITGLYKQNSHQLIDIAHCMIQHKATNEATKVVRRILEKLNVSIYNEKKQKGLVRTIVTRTAVQTGEVQVTLITTKEELPNKDQFIAEVQKQMPAVKSIMQNVNWRKTSVIFGDKTFKLAGKEVIQETLGDLSFELSARAFFQLNPEQTVVLYDEAKKAAALTGDEKIVDAYCGVGTIGLWLANDAAEVRGMDVIPEAIEDARKNAKRHGFTNTKYEAGKAEQWLPKWVKEGWRPDVIVVDPPRTGCDDKLLETILKVKPKQVVYVSCNPSSLARDVQALMKSYEVEYVQPVDMFPHTAHVENVVKLVRK is encoded by the coding sequence ATGATACAAAAGCAACATGAGAGTAAGTTGGAAGTTGGTCAAACGTTTCCTGTGACAATTAAACGTCTTGGGATTAACGGAGAAGGCGTTGGTTATTTTAAGAGACAAGTTGTTTTCATTCCAGGAGCATTACCAGGAGAAGAAGTTGTTGCTGAAACAACGAAAATTCAGCGTGGCTTCGCTGAAGCGAAAGTGAAAAAAGTTCGTAAAGCTTCACCACATCGTGTGAAAGCACCATGTCCGGTATATGAAGAGTGTGGCGGTTGTCAGCTGCAACATTTAGATTATAAAGAACAATTAAATCAAAAGCGTGATATCGTTGTACAAGCATTTGAGAAGTATATGAACAACAATTTGGAAGAGAAAATTCGTCCAACACTTGGTATGGAAAATCCATGGCATTATCGTAATAAGAGTCAATTACAAGTGGGACGTAAAGACGAAAAGGTTATTACAGGGCTGTATAAGCAAAACTCACATCAGTTAATCGATATTGCTCATTGTATGATTCAACATAAAGCAACGAATGAAGCGACAAAAGTTGTAAGACGTATATTAGAAAAATTAAATGTTTCTATTTACAATGAGAAAAAACAAAAAGGTTTAGTACGCACAATTGTGACACGTACTGCAGTTCAAACAGGGGAAGTACAAGTTACGCTTATTACAACAAAAGAAGAATTACCAAATAAAGATCAATTTATCGCAGAAGTACAAAAACAGATGCCAGCTGTTAAATCAATTATGCAAAACGTAAACTGGCGTAAAACATCTGTTATTTTCGGCGATAAAACATTTAAATTAGCTGGAAAAGAAGTAATTCAAGAAACACTAGGTGATTTATCATTTGAATTATCAGCACGTGCATTCTTCCAGTTAAATCCAGAACAAACAGTTGTTTTATACGATGAAGCGAAAAAAGCAGCTGCTTTAACAGGCGATGAGAAAATTGTAGATGCGTATTGTGGTGTTGGTACAATCGGTCTTTGGCTTGCAAATGATGCAGCGGAAGTACGTGGTATGGATGTAATTCCAGAAGCGATTGAAGATGCAAGAAAAAATGCGAAGCGTCACGGATTTACAAATACGAAATATGAAGCAGGTAAAGCCGAACAATGGTTACCGAAATGGGTAAAAGAAGGATGGCGTCCAGATGTAATTGTTGTCGATCCACCTCGTACAGGTTGCGATGATAAATTACTGGAAACAATTTTAAAAGTGAAACCAAAACAAGTTGTTTACGTATCTTGTAATCCTTCTTCATTAGCACGTGATGTACAAGCATTAATGAAGAGTTATGAAGTGGAATATGTACAACCAGTGGATATGTTCCCGCATACAGCTCATGTAGAAAATGTAGTGAAGCTTGTTAGAAAGTAA
- a CDS encoding biotin/lipoyl-containing protein, with product MKTVIEGVYSPCYGKVEKLFVMESSYVYEWEKLALIETIDKQKVEIKVGISGYIESLEVVEGQAIANQKLLITVRDDLLITGSD from the coding sequence GTGAAGACGGTTATAGAAGGCGTGTATAGTCCTTGTTACGGGAAAGTAGAGAAGTTATTTGTTATGGAAAGTTCTTACGTATACGAGTGGGAAAAATTAGCGTTAATTGAAACAATAGATAAACAGAAAGTAGAAATTAAGGTAGGAATCAGTGGGTATATCGAATCATTAGAAGTAGTAGAAGGACAAGCCATCGCTAATCAAAAGTTATTAATAACAGTGAGGGATGATCTTTTAATAACAGGTAGTGATTAA
- a CDS encoding YfkD famly protein codes for MKRVYSICLSTMVSFILLFPNMSFAKTTVGTKMPSSVLNISKDNTFPNDAQDLPRLLPSKFAQELLKTANIKIENPDLIRMFNETTISNAPLAVGYRAKIYLGQWALNYESVDTSINWEYKQVNRNVYDNRGGDRLYPLRYKQETQKTIEGDLTADMKNTADVKKMMLLKALEKVQLPLSFKTTIGYGTGHERVYNISPSQLGYLYAYTPAVNEKGKVTFGEVYLVLKGNQKRLVVKNITSQGIGAAIPIHDHLFFKFISSSHSQ; via the coding sequence GTGAAACGAGTATACAGCATATGTCTTTCAACTATGGTCTCGTTTATTCTATTATTTCCTAACATGAGTTTTGCAAAGACAACGGTAGGAACAAAAATGCCTTCATCTGTTTTAAATATTTCCAAAGACAATACGTTTCCAAATGATGCGCAAGATTTGCCGCGTTTACTGCCGAGTAAGTTTGCTCAAGAACTATTGAAAACAGCAAATATTAAAATTGAAAATCCGGACTTAATTCGAATGTTTAATGAAACGACAATTTCGAATGCGCCGCTTGCGGTAGGGTACCGAGCGAAGATTTATTTAGGTCAATGGGCATTAAATTATGAATCGGTTGATACATCGATTAATTGGGAATATAAACAAGTAAATCGCAATGTGTATGATAATCGCGGAGGAGATCGTCTATATCCGCTACGCTATAAGCAAGAAACGCAAAAGACGATTGAAGGTGATTTGACAGCAGATATGAAAAATACTGCGGATGTGAAAAAAATGATGCTTCTCAAAGCACTTGAAAAAGTACAATTGCCGCTTTCATTTAAAACGACCATTGGTTATGGTACTGGACATGAGCGTGTGTATAATATTAGTCCGAGTCAACTTGGATATTTATACGCTTATACACCAGCAGTAAATGAAAAAGGAAAAGTAACATTTGGAGAAGTGTATCTTGTGTTAAAGGGAAATCAAAAAAGGCTTGTTGTGAAAAATATTACCTCTCAAGGAATTGGAGCGGCAATTCCAATTCATGATCATTTATTCTTTAAATTCATTTCCTCTTCTCACTCGCAATAA